One Enterobacteriaceae endosymbiont of Donacia tomentosa genomic window, AAATAATTTTTTCTATGAATTAAATGAATTTCTGAAGCAACATTCATTAAATATAAAACTTCTTCTAAAGCTGAATTTCCACCTCCAATAATAGCAATTTTTTTGTTACGATAAAAAAATCCATCACAAATTGCACAAGAAGATATACCTTTCCCTATAAATTTTTTTTCAGAATCTAATCCTAAAAATTTAGGATATGACCCTGTTGCTATAATAAGACTATCACATATATAGTTAAATAAATTACCTTCTAAAAAAAATGGATTTTTTTGTAAATTAACATTTAAGATAACGTCTTTAATAATATTTGTTTTAAAATACAAAGCATGCTGATACAAGCTATCCATTAATTTTTGACCTGTTATATTTGGAAAAATTCCAGGCCAATTTTCTACATTAAAAGATCTAGTTAATTGCCCTCCTATATTTTCTCCAGTTACTAATATTGGATTTAGATTAGCTCTTGATGTATATATAGCTGCTGTATAACCAGCAGGTCCAGATCCTAAGATGATAAGTTTACTTGTTTTAATTTTTTTCATAAAATTTATTATTTAAATAATCACAAATATACTAGCTTAGTATAAAATTATACATTATAAATATAATATATGATATTTATCATACAATATAAAGGATTTTTAATATGTTAGATAATAATTTACTACGTCATAATCTTAATTATATCTCTAAAATTTTAAAAAAAAGAAATTTTGACTTAGATGTAAATTTAATAAAAAAATTAGAAGAAAAACGTAAAAAATTACAGATAAAAATGGAAGTTTTATTTATAGAAAGAAAAAAAATATTTGTAATTTTATCAAAAAAACATATTACTCATAATATTAATATTACTGAACTAAAAAAAAAAGTAATACAAATTAATTATGAATTATCTAAACAACAAATAATGTTATCTAGTATTAAAAAAAATATAAATACAATATATAGTAATATACCTAATCTACCTTTAGATGATGTCCCCTTAGGGAAGGATAGTAACAATAATAAAGAAATAAAAGTTTGGGGT contains:
- the trxB gene encoding thioredoxin-disulfide reductase, with protein sequence MKKIKTSKLIILGSGPAGYTAAIYTSRANLNPILVTGENIGGQLTRSFNVENWPGIFPNITGQKLMDSLYQHALYFKTNIIKDVILNVNLQKNPFFLEGNLFNYICDSLIIATGSYPKFLGLDSEKKFIGKGISSCAICDGFFYRNKKIAIIGGGNSALEEVLYLMNVASEIHLIHRKNYFTAEKILIDKIKIGIKNKKIILHTPYIVNKILGNDKGVTHIKISHIHDKKNIKIIPLYGIFISIGSKPNTHLFIKSLKLDKNGYIIVNNNSTNNSNFTQTSIPGVFAAGDVADSFYKQAITSAATGCMAAFDVQNFLNKK